In Nocardia sp. NBC_00403, the DNA window TTCCTCGCTTCGGACCGCGCCCGCAGCATCGTCGGCGCGGAATACGTCATCGACGGTGGCACCACCCCCACCGTCTGAACCAATACAGGACAGGAACCACCATGGCGTCGACATCCACCCGACCTATCGCCCTGACCGCACTGCCTGCGGTGATCAACCGCTATCTGAGCGCACACCGCGCTCACGACGCCGCTACCGCGATCACCACATTCGCCGACAGCGCGACAGTCCTCGACGACGGCCACCGCCACGACGGCCGCATAGCGATCCAACGGTGGCTGGACCACTCTGCTACCGAGTACACCTACACGATCGAACCCATCGACACCGAGATCGCAGACCCCAAGCACTATGTGGTGACCCAACATCTGGAAGGTGACTTCCCCGGAGGAACCGTGAACCTCCGCTACCAATTCACCCTCGACGCAGACCTCATCCAGGCACTGACCATCGAGCCGTAGCGGCCACGTGCAGATCCCATCAACGCAGCGCGCTTCGATTCACGAACGGCACGAACTACACCGTAGTGTCGATTACCGCAGAGTTGTTCGGTCTCCGCGATCGTCGAGTGGCCCTTCGTCGGACACACAACTGGCGAAAATACCCGCTGCGGGCCGTGCGCCAAAATCCTCAACTCGGCATTACCGGGAGTGTCTGATTAACTTTCAGACACTCCCCGCGGAAGGGTTCAAGGCGGCCATGAGTGTGGTCGCGTCCCTTCAGGCGCTTGCCGCACCGTCGAGGACTCGCAGCGTCACGCGGGCGGCGAGAGGTTCGTAGTGGTCGGTGAAGAGCTTTGCCACGAGTTCACCGCGACTGGTGACGCCGACCTTGTCGAAGATGGCTTTCACATGGTCGCGGACGGTGTGCGCGGAAAGGCTGAGCTCGGCGGCGATTTCGCCGGTGGAGCGGCCGCGCGCAATCAGTTCGGTGACCTCGAGTTCGCGGCGGGTCAGTTCGTAGGCGGCGACCACCAGGGACATGACCTCCGAGGGGGTGGCCACATCGATGACCAGCGCGGTCATTCCGGCGTTCCCGTCGGCATCACGCAGGCATGAGGCGTGGCAGGTCAACCAGCGGCCTGTCGTGGTTCGGATGCGGATCCGGGCGCTCTCGCCGGTCAATCGAGCCCGGCCCGCGGTACTGAGAATCCAGACCGGTAGCGGCAATTCGATGCCTGCGGCCGTCGCCGCCGACGGTCCCGGCGGCATCTCGGCGAGCAGGTGGCGGGCTTCGTCGTTGATCGAGACCAGACCACCCGTCGCGTCGAACAGCAGCATGCCAGGAGCGTTGTCGCGGTGCGTCGCAGCCGGTGTCGAGGGCTGTGCGAAGCTGCGCAGCCGCCGGGCCATCGGGGCGGACAGAGTGTGCACCAACGCAATGTCAGCAGCTCGGAACGGCTTTCGCCCGCGCTCCCGGAACAGGCTCAGCTGCCCCCACGGCTGTCTGTCGACGCGCAGCACCGCGCGCAGTTCGTCCTCGAAGCCACGTGGGCACATGAAACTCCGGTAAAGCGGGCTCAGCGTGGGGCGATCGCCGGTCACCTCCCGCAACCCGGCGACCGGTACCGGGGCTCGCGCCAGATCGCGGAAGAGATTCACGTGTTCGGCGAAGAATTCGGATTCCCAGTAAGTTCCGCAACCACCCTCGTGCAGATTCTCGACCCGCACCGGCGCGGTGGTGAGCCCGTTGATCGGATCGGTTGCCACCCATACCGCGGCATCGAACGGCGCGATCCGGCGTAGCCGAGCCGAGGTCTGCGCGAAAAGCGCACGGGCGTCGGGAGCAGTGGCGATACCCGACAGCATTGCGCCGACCGCGTGCGGTGTCGGAGTGCTCATGCTCGTCATCCTGCTGCCGCCCGCACGCAATCGCCATCCCGCATATGAGGGGGAAGCCGAAGGACGGCAGGGAAATTCCCGCAATCGCGGGATATCGCGCACGCCGCCGCCGGATGACGCTGATCCACATCGCCCCGGAGCCGGGGCAGGTACCAGCCAAGGGAGATTAAACATGCGCATCGGCATCATCGGCGCCGGCGCGGCCGCGGTCGGCCTGCTCGACGCACTCGCCGGAATGGATTCGACGCCCGGCAGCATTACCGTGTTCGATGGTTCGTCCTCGGTGTGGCGGGGCCGCCCGTACCAGCCGGACCTGGAGGCGGTGCGGGTGAACGCCCCGCCTGCTCTGATGTCGGTGCGAGCAGGCGACCGGAGCCATTATGAGCGCTGGTTGGATGGCCGCGGCGATACGGCGTGCTACCTCGACGAGGGTCTTGGGCAGCCACTTGTCCCGCGTGGCGTGTACGGCGAGTATCTCGAGCAGAGCGCGCGGACCGCGATCACGCGGCTGCGGCGCAGCGGGTGGCAGGTGAGCGTGGTGAATGCCCGCGTCACCGGATTTGCCGTGGCCGGCGGCTGTGCGCTGTACACCGACGGCAGCACCCATGCGGTCGATCGCGCCGTCCTATGCGTCGGAAGTGGGCAACCCCATGACCATTACGGACTGACCGGCGCGCCCGGATACACCAATGAGCCGTATCCGCTGGCCCGAACATTGACCGGCGTCCGGCCCGACGCCCACGTCGCGGTCATCGGCAGCGGCCTGACCGCGGTCGACATCGCCGCCGCCCTGACCACGAACGGCCACACCGGTCCGATCAGCCTGCTGTCCCGCAGCGGCGTCCTGCCCTTCGTCCAGCAGCGCCCGATTCCGCTGGAGCCGAAACACCTCACCCCCGCCAACGCGCTACCGCTGGCCGAACATGGCACCGTCACCATCACCCAGCTGGTCGAGCTCATGCGCGCCGAACTTGCCGACCTCGGCCAGGATTTCGACTCCCTCGCCGCCGAAATCCTGGAAACCGACACCGAGCAGCCGCTTTCCCGGCTGCGCCGCCAATTGGCCGCGATCGACTCCCCGCACCAGGGCCGTCGTTTGCTGGCCATGGCGATCCGCACCATCGGCCCGATTCTGTGGCCGGTGCTCACGGATGAGGACAGAACCCTGCTTCGTACCGCGCATTTCCGCAGCATCAGCAGCCTGAGCTCCCCGATGGTCCCGCACAACGCGAGAATCATGCTGCGCCTGCTGGATTCGGGACAGCTCCGTCTCCGCTCCAGGGTCACCAAGATCGAGGCGCGCCCGGGCGGCGGCTTCACGGTGTTCGACGATGCCGAGTGGACCGCCGACACCGTGTTCAACGCCGTCAACCCACCTGCCTACACCACGCCGCTGGAAACCGAACCGTTGGTCAGCGCCCTACTCGCCTGCGGCGCGGCCGAACTGGCGCCCACCGGCGGCCTACGCGCCGAACCGGGCACCCGCCGACTCCTCGTCGCCGACCGACCCGACCCGACCTGGCACATCCTCGGCAACCTGGCCACCGATTCGATGTTCATCGCCACCAATCCCCCCGGCCTGGCCGCCGAAGCCGCCTCGCTCGCCCAACACCTGGCCGACGGATAACCCCCAAGCGGCTCCGAGCTCGCCCGCCTCGTCACGAGAACTGGGCGGTGCGCGCTCGAGATCGCTTGGGCCGGTGAGCCAGTCGGTGCCGGGCGATGCCAACACCATGCGTCTGTCGGATCAACGGACGGGATCGTCGGTCATCCCCTGCGAGCAAGCTCGGACTCGTAATGCCTGGTGAGCAGGTCATAGATCACAAACTCTTGCCGATTCGTCGCCGCCCGCAGGATCCGGTTGATCTGCATGTGCACGATGCTTGCCGCCCAACTATGCAGGAGTTCTGCGTCCACGGTGTCCGGTAGCCGGATCCGGACGGCCCGCAACGCCGCGCTTCGCGCCGTGAACGCCGCCAGCGGGCCTGCCGGGTCGTGCATTGCCCGCTCCAATCCGGCGCGCTCGACACGGTAGCGCTTGCCCAGCTGCCGACGCAGTGGCGTGTCGACCCGGAATCGTCGCGCGAACCTGGCTCGGGGCTGTCGGCGAAGAACACACGTTCGGCGAGCACCAGACCGTGCGCGCCGCCGTAGCGTTCCACCTCTCGCTCGTAGGTGTCGACCTGCAAGCGCCAGATCAGCCCGTCCTGTAGACGCGCATCGCAGCACGCGGTCAATGCGGGTAGCACTTCACCGAGTAGCTCCGCACCATCGCCATGCAGGCGGAGGCGAAGATGCCAGTCCGGATCGCTGTACCGGACGAAGAACCATTCGTCGACCACGCCCGCGGCGAGCACGTCGGAGACAATCGGCCGCACGATGGAGCGCAGCCGGAAACACACAGCTCAGGAGGCATGTTCTCCGGGCTGCTACGCCGCACAGACGCCCGAATCGGCGTATAGGCTCTTTACAGGCCGACCTCACCAGAAACTCTATGGCTGGATCGCTCTCGTTGAGTTCGACGCTTACTCCTCGCTGCGACGCGGGTGCTGGCAGGCTCGATGTTGCGGCTATCGCCCAACTGCGCTGCACCGACTCGCCCAGCGATAACAACCGGAGGTCGATGATGACGACTCGACGCACTGTGCAAATCCGCAGAATCTACGACGACCCAACCCCTCGAGACGGCACCCGCGTCCTGGTGGACCGTCTCTGGCCCCGTGGCGTCAGCAAAACCAGAGCCCAGCTCGACGAATGGTGCAAGCAGATCGCTCCATCCACCGAACTGCGCACATGGTACGGCCACGACCCGGAACTCTTCGATGAATTCGCCCGCCGGTATCGCGACGAACTGACCGAGCCAGACCGCGCCGCCGCCCTCACACACCTGCGCGAACTGGCAGGCCAGAACAAACTCACATTGCTCACCGGCACCAAGAATACCGACATCAGCGAAGCAGCCGTACTCGCCGATCTCGTCGCACAATCGAACAGATCCCTCGAAAAGTGATAGACGGCAACGCAGGTTGGCCGTGGAAGCAAAGAGCCCTCGCCGTACACATCGCACGAGGCGCGACACCGGAGATCTCATCTGGTGGATGCGGCGCGCGGGGTATTGATGGCGTCCATCCTGATGTACCAGTGTCGCGAAAGCTGGACCGACTTCTTTGTCCACCAACGTCTACTGGTCGCGTCGGGCGCTTGATCGCGCTGCACCGTCGATTCGACACAGGAGCGGCTCATGGTGACGTTGGACCGGTTGGCGAACGTACTGGGTGGCTATGGGATCCGTTTGCGGTTGTGTTCGGTTCCCCGGTCCACCCAATTGCGCAGTGTGGTGATCCGCGGGGCCGATCAGGACCCCACTGAAGCGGGTGATGTGCTGCTGGGCATCGGGGCACGCTCGGTGCAGGAGGTGGTGGACTGGGCAGTGTCGACGCGGGCTGTCGTCGCGCTCATCCGTGGGGGTGAGGAGATCGCGGATGAGCCGGAGATCGAGGGTGTGGCGGTGATGGTGGTCGATCCTGCGGTGGCCTGGAGCGAGGTGGCCGCGGTGGTCTACGGGTTGGTGCTGGAAGGACGCGAGACCGAGGCCGGTCGCGGCCCGACCGATTTGTTCGCTTTGGCCGACAGTCTGGCCGACGCGGTCGGGGGTGCGGTGACGATCGAGGACCGGCTGTCTCGGGTGCTGGCGTATTCGAGGCCGCAGCAGCACCTCGACCCCGCACGGGTCGAGACGATCCTGGGCCGGGAGATGCCGCAGTGGTTGCGGGCGGTGTTCGATGCGCACGGTGTTTTCACACACTTGGCGGTCTCGGAGGAACCGTTGTTCGTTCCCGCGCAGGCAGAACATGGTGTGACGGGGCGGATGGTCGTGGCCGTGCGTGTGGGCCGGCAACTGCTGGGTTCGGTATGGGTGTCGTGCCCAGCACCGTTACACGGGGCTCGACGGATGGCCTTGGCCGACGGCGCACGCACGGTGGCCCTGCACCTGTTGCGGTCAAGGGCCAGCGCGGACCTGGAACGTCAAGTGGAATCCGAACTGGTGATCAGTTTGCTGGAGGGCGCCGCGGACGCGGCGACGGTGGCCAGCAGGCTGGGGTTGGCGCCGCAGAGTTTGCGGGCGATCGCGCTGCGCGCACGGATCGCCGACGAGCAGCACGCCGCGCTGCTGCTGATCTTCGAGCGAGCAACAACCGGATTCGGCTGGTCCCGTTCGAGCCGCAGCGCCCTGGTCGGCGACACCATTTACACCGTGCTGCCCGCAGATCAGGCGGCGACGGCACGCCACTGGATCAGCGAGCTACAGGCGGCGCTGCCCGCGCAGATGACGGTGTTGGCCGGCATCAGCGGTGGGGCCCGGGCCACGGAATTGGCGTTGGCGCGCCAAGAGGCCGAGGAATGCCTGGCGCTGCACGAGGCCCACTCATCGGATGCTGCGCCCCCCGCCTATGACGAGTCGTGGGACGAGATCCTGCTGCAACGATTGCGCGCCGCAGGGCTTTCCGGACGCACCCCCGCACGCGGGCCGGTGTCGCAGTTGCGACGCCACGACCAGGCAAACTCCACCCACTACGTGGCAACGCTGCGCGCCTGGTTGCAGGCCCAAGGCGACCCCGCCCAGGCAGGCGCACAGCTCGGCGTGCACGAGAACACCATCCGTAACCGGCTGCGCAAGATGGCAGAGGTAACCAACCTCGGCTTGGACGACCCCCGCAAACGGCTCGCCATGATGATCGAACTCGCCATCACCGACAACGAATGACTGCGCTGTGCCATCGCCACAAATCTCGACGCCTCGATTGTCGGATCAGCGCAACCGATCGCCTCGACAACCACGCCATCATGGAGTTGACAAGAACGCCCCAGGTGGCAGGAGCGACATGGTGAGCATCGATCGGCCCGACAACCGACCATAGCCAGCCATATTGTCGCCGAAGACGCGGCTACAGACCGGACGCGCCGCGCGAATCGATTCGGCACGACCCGCGATACCCGTGGGTCCCAGCGACTCAGACCCGGCCCGACATCAGGGCCTGCGCGTTGTCAGGGGCGGCACCGCCGCCTTGGCCCGCCCCTGACGACAATCTCCAACCCAGCCAGAAAGGAAGGGATACAACCACATGACCAGTACCGCAGGCGTCTGGATGACATCACAAGCCCATGATCGGCTTCAGACCGAATTGCACGAACTGCTCACCCGAGGCGACATCGAGCCCGATGAGGACAGTGGCGAATACGCACGCAACCAGGCTCTGCATTCCGCACGCCAGGCACGCATCCGCCGGATCCACCACCTGCTCAGCAACGCCCTCATCGGTCGCAACCCACCCGACGACGGAATCGCCGAGCCCGGCATGGTCTTGACCGTCCGCTACGACGACACCAGAGCGGTCGAGACGTTCCTGCTCGCAGTACGCGAAGCCGAACGCACCGAGACGGAGGTCTACTCCGTGCAATCGCCACTAGGGCGCGCCATCACCGGGGCCCGACCGGGCGAACGCCGTACCTACCGCGGCCCCAGCGGCGCGACCATGGCAGTGACGCTGCTACACGCGGTCCCCTACGGGGCTGACGGACCCAGCCCCCAGCCGGTAACTAGCTGAACGGAGTTGAACGGAATGAAGAACATGCGGGTATGCGAGGTCATGCAACGACCGATCATCGCCGTGCGGCACAACAACACGGCACGCGAGGCGGCGCTGATGCTCGCCGAACTGGGCTACGCAGCGTTGCCCGTTCTCGACCAGAACGATCGCCTCATCGGGGTACTCACCAGCGGCGACCTCTTGCGGGCAGGCGAACTCAACGACACGGTCAGTTCAGTGATGACCACACCGGCGGTCTCGGTCCCCGACAACGCCGCACTGGCCGAGGTCATGAGCAGGCTGATAACGCACGGACTGCGCAGTCTGCCAGTCGTCGATGGCGGCAGCCGCGTGATCGGCATGTTCAGCCGCGGCGACGCGTTGCGACTCATGCTCACCCCCGACGACGCACTCGTCGCCGATGCACAGAACCTGCTGGATCAATACACCGGCGCACGGCGCTGGCATGTCACCGTCCACGAAGGCGACGCCACCATCTCCGGCCGGTTCGCCGACCAATCCGAGCGGCGAATCACCATAGCCCTCACCCGTACAGTGCCCGGTATCCGCACCGCGACCATCGCGACCACGCCAGCCGCCGCGCACTGACCCGGCAACCGCAACAGTCCGAATCCAACCTTCGACATAAGCGGCGTACCGCCACATCGATGGATTCAGCCGTGTGGAGCCGAACGTGGACAGATTGTGGCCACTGAACAAGATGCGCCGGGTATTGGCCGCACCTGGTCGCAGCTCGCGCTATCACACAGCCCTGGGGCATATCGGTCCGCGCACACATCGCCGCCGAATAGCCCACCACGCTGCTGGTGGCCTTCGCTCCGGCGACCACGGGGTTCGACTTTTTCACGCCCGGCTCGCAGCACCTGTCCGGGAATACCTTGTACACGATCGTCCCCGGTGAGGTACTCGAGCGCGGGAGGTGTCCAGGCGCCCCGCGACAATCGGCCGGGCGTTGTCGGGATCCGGCTACCTCATCCGGACCATCACCCGGCCGCTGGGATCCTGTCGCTAACGACCGCAGCCCGACTCGACCATCCACCTACTGTCGCACTTCCCGCCTGGCGCTGTCGAAAACGGACCCAGGGATACGAGTGGAGAAATCGGAGAAGTGGCGCACCCGCAATTGTCGCGGACGGACAAGCGCCGCCGTTCCATGTAAACGATCCTGGAGTTGTCAGCGAATATTCGGATGGCGTCGTGGTGATACAGCAGCCGCTGGCAGGGCGGCCCACCCCTTCTCACTCGACCGCATCTCGAACCACATTCCCACCACCAGTCCTGGAGACCCCGGATGACCCACGCGCACCCCTTCTCACGCGCACGTCTTATCGACCACCTACCCGCACTGCGAGCCACACTGCACCAGCAACGCCGCTTCCGCCTGCAGCAGTTGGCCGAACTCGAATCCGATATCGACCGAGCCGCCGCACCCGCCAACGTGGCTGATACGGCCAGACATGAGGTCACCATCAAGTTGGCCGCGGCAGCACGACAAGCGTTGGCCGACCTCGATGAAACCCTCATGCTCATCACCACAGGCCGTTACGGCCGCTGCGGCCGCTGTTATGCCGAGATCCCGATCCACCTCCTACAAACCATTCCCACTTCGAGGTGGTGCCTGAATTGTCGGCAGCATCTCACCCCCGCGGGCCCAATGCCGGTTCCAACCGATGCGCATCCCGCTCGCGGCCGCCGATAAGGTGAACTCACCTCCGAGTCCGGCTGTGCTGCAAGCTATATCGCGTGTAGGCGATGGTGCTTGTCCTCGGACACGAACAGGATCACTCCTTCGTCCTCGACGTCGCCGGTGCGTTCGGCCACAGCGCAGGTCGCTGGCCGATCGGTTCGGGGTTTCTCCAGCTCCCCCGCCCGTCGGGCAGCGGTAGTGGTCCGGATCCGTGAGTGAGGCAGTTCGATAGCCGCCCGCAGCGGGTCAGGCGACAAGGTATGCGAAGAAATCGCCGGTCCACTGACCGAACGCCAACTCACACTTCTGCAGAACGGGACTGCCCCGAGTTCGGTTGACTCGCGGGTGTGGTGTTTCAGGCCGCGAGCGCGGGCTGGTTCATTGTCTCAAACTCGATCGGCGTGAGTCGGCCGAGTCGGCGTTGGCGGCGGGTGCGGTGGTAGGTCTTCTCGATCCAGACCACGATCGCCAACCGCAGTTCCGCGCGAGTCGCCCAGCGCTGCCGGTCCAGGACATTCTTCTGCAGCAGCGCGAAGAACGACTCCATTGCCGCGTTGTCACCACACGCCCCGACCCTGCCATCGAACCTCGTAAACCGTTGAACAACAACGCGTTAACGAACTTTCGAGACCGAAATTGACTGCCCCTGTCCGAGTGGGCAACCGTCGCGGCAGGTGCACGGAAAGCGACCGCGTTGTTCAACGCCGACACTGCCAGCGACGCCTTCATCCGTGAATCGATCGAGTACCCGACGATCCGGTTGGAGAACACATCCTTGACAGCGCACAAATACAATTTGCCCTCGTCGGTGGCGTGCTCGGTGATGTCGGTCAACCACACCGTGTTCGGGGCGTTCGTGGTGAATCGGCGCCCGACGAGGTCGTCGTGGACCGGCGGACCGGATCTGCGGTTCAACCCGCGCTTCTTGGCGAACACACTCCAGATCCGCTGCTGAGAACACAATCTGGCGACCCGGTTCTCGCTCGCACGGATTCCGCGGGCGGGCAGTTCGTCGGCGATGAATCGGTAACCGAACGCGGGGTCGTCGGCATGGATGTCATAGGCGGCGTTGATCAGATGCGCATCGTCCCAATCACGTTGGCAGACAGAGTGTTTCTTCCAGCTATAGAATGCTTGCGGGGAGAAACCGAGCACCCGGCAGGTCACCGCGACGGGGATACCATCGGCGGCCAGGTCGAGGACCAGCGGGTAGGTCATTTTGGGTTCACATCGCGGGAGAAATAGGCGACCGCGCGGCGCATGACCTCGGCTTCCTGTTCGAGCTGCCGGATCCGCTTGCGGGCCTCCCGCAACTCGGCCGACTCGTCGCGGGTCGCACCCGGGCGGTGACCGTCGGAGATATCGGCCTGTTTCACCCAATTCTTCACGCAGCTCTGCGAAATCCCGAAGTCTCTTGCGATATGGGTCAACGGAATCTCGCCCTTGCGGGCGACAGCGACCACGTCGCGGCGGAACTCCTCGGGATAGGGCTTGGGCATGTCGATGATCCTTCCACTGCGAGGAAGTCCTCACAGGTCAGGAGTCAACCGAACCGGGGGCAGTCCCGATTGCCGTTGTCACGGTCGGGTCGTGAGTTATGTCTCGTATCACCAACGCAGACCAGCTAAAAACGATGCGAACAAAACTACAATAGCGTGACGTTTTGAACCAATCATCGTGACGAATCGTCGACTTACTTGAGATTGGTGTCAGGGCCGGGCCCGGGCGAGGATTCGGTCCCTGTTGAGATGCTCCGTCAATGCGGCTGCCTGCCTGTCCTCTGACTGGTACGGCGATGCCGGGTTCCAAAAATACACGCCGAGACAGAGACTCAGCGCGTGACCGTCGGTCTATGCCGAAGGACAGACCGGGCCTCCGCCCTCCAGACGGTGGGAATCGCGAAGCCGTTCGAGTGCACGGTAGCGTGCAGGCGCCGCACCGGCGGACCGGGCGCTTTCAGAACTCGTCGGGACAGCCACACGACCCCCTGGTGTGCAGGACCGCCTCGAGGTTCACCACACCGGGCCGGGGCGTGCGGTCCTCGATCTGTTCGAGCAGCAGATCGACCGCGGTCTCGCCCATGCGCCGGGTGGGCTGCACCATGGTGGTCAGTCCGGGCCTGGTGTAGCGGGAGTACTCGATTCCATCGAAGGCGACGACCGCGAGGTCGTCGGGCACCCGCAGCCCGGCATCGTAGGCCGCACGCAGCATACCGATCGCCTGGAGGTCGCTGGTCACGAATACCGCTATGGGGCGGCGCGAGTCGGCCATGAGGTCGGCCAGTGCGCGGTAGCCGGCGGCGCCGCCGAAATCCGTTCGCACGATGCGCCCTTCGGCCAATCCAGCGGCCGCCAGCGCGTTGCGGTAGCCCTGCACGCGGTCCTCGGCGGTGGACACATGTGGGCCGCTCAGACAGGCGATATCGCGGTGACCGTGCTCGATTAGATGTGCGACGGCCTGCTGTGCGCCCGCGACCGAATCACACATCACATGCGCGCAACGCGCCGGATCGATGACGCGGTCCAGCGCGACCAGCACCATTCCGGCCTCCTCGCACGCGTCGGCGACACCGGTCTCCCATGACGACGAAATCGCAATCAGCCCTTCGACTCTACGATCGATAAAGGTGCGCACATAGGCGCGTTCGCGTTCCTGGTCGCCGGCCGCATTGCCGACGAACAGCGGATATCCCCGTGCGAAGGCGGCTGCCTCGATGACCGCGGATAGTTCGGCGAAGAACGGGTTGGCCCCGTCGGGGATCACCATGCCGAGCGCGTGCCCGCGATTCATGCGCAGGCTGCGCGCGGACATGTTGGGCCGGTAGCCGAGTTCGGCGATGGCGGCCTCGATGCGGGCCCTGGTCGCGGGCGCGACCTGCCGCGGACCTCCATTGAGCACGTAGCTCACCAGCGCCGGTGATGTACCGGCGAGCCGCGCCACGTCGGCTCGTGTGACTGCCATCTGAATTCTCTCCTTGCTCCGACCGTCCATCCAAGCACTCCGCATTAGCACTTGACAGTCGGTGACTCGGGTCACACACTACTCATCAACTCGCGTTGATCAACACGAGTTGATACCGAAACGGATAGGTCGAACTCACGATGAATGCTCGATTCAGGTGTGCAATGGTGCCGCTTGTCCTCATCGGCGCGCTCGCCGCCGCCGCCTGCGGTCGCGGCGGTCAGGACGCGGGCGACGGCGATTTCAAGATCGCCATCGTCACCCGGAACTTCACCAACCCCTACTGGGCGGCCCTGCGCGACGGTGCCCTCGCGGAGGGGCAACGGCTCGGCGTGAAGGTCACGGTGCAGGCCGGGCAGTCCGAGACCGATGCCGACGGTGAAAACGCCCAGATCTCGACCTTGGCCGCGCAGGGCTATGACTGCTTCGGTGTGGTGCCGGTCAACGCGACGAATGTGATCACGCCGCTCACGCCGGTGGCGCGCAAAAATATCCCGATCCTCGACCTCGACACCCAAATCGACGCGAAGGCCTCTGAGCAGGCCGGGGTGTCCTACGCGAGCTTCATCGGTTCGGACAATCTCGATGCCGGTCGCATCGCCGGTCAGCATATGCTCGACGCGCTCGGTGGCACCGGCAAGATCGCCATCCTGCAGGGCATCGCGGGCGAGCAGAACGGCATCAACCGCGACAAGGGCTTCACCGACACCGTCGCAGGCAAGCTGGACATCGTGCAGAAGGCGCCCGCCGACTACGAACAAGATAAGGGTTTGCAGGTCACCGAGGCGATCCTGAAGGCGCACCCCGACATCACCGGTATTTTCGCCGCCAACGACACTATGGGCTTGGGCGCCGCACAGGCGATCAAGAACGCGGGCAAGACCGGCCAGATCAAAGTGATCTCCGTCGACGGCATCCAGGCCGCCCTCGACGCCGTCAAGGCGGGCACCCTGACCGGCACAGTGACCCAATACCCCTATGCCGAAGGACAACTCGCGGTCCAGAGCTGCCTGGCCCAACACCAGGGCAAGA includes these proteins:
- a CDS encoding nuclear transport factor 2 family protein — protein: MASTSTRPIALTALPAVINRYLSAHRAHDAATAITTFADSATVLDDGHRHDGRIAIQRWLDHSATEYTYTIEPIDTEIADPKHYVVTQHLEGDFPGGTVNLRYQFTLDADLIQALTIEP
- a CDS encoding helix-turn-helix transcriptional regulator, producing the protein MSTPTPHAVGAMLSGIATAPDARALFAQTSARLRRIAPFDAAVWVATDPINGLTTAPVRVENLHEGGCGTYWESEFFAEHVNLFRDLARAPVPVAGLREVTGDRPTLSPLYRSFMCPRGFEDELRAVLRVDRQPWGQLSLFRERGRKPFRAADIALVHTLSAPMARRLRSFAQPSTPAATHRDNAPGMLLFDATGGLVSINDEARHLLAEMPPGPSAATAAGIELPLPVWILSTAGRARLTGESARIRIRTTTGRWLTCHASCLRDADGNAGMTALVIDVATPSEVMSLVVAAYELTRRELEVTELIARGRSTGEIAAELSLSAHTVRDHVKAIFDKVGVTSRGELVAKLFTDHYEPLAARVTLRVLDGAASA
- a CDS encoding FAD/NAD(P)-binding protein: MLVILLPPARNRHPAYEGEAEGRQGNSRNRGISRTPPPDDADPHRPGAGAGTSQGRLNMRIGIIGAGAAAVGLLDALAGMDSTPGSITVFDGSSSVWRGRPYQPDLEAVRVNAPPALMSVRAGDRSHYERWLDGRGDTACYLDEGLGQPLVPRGVYGEYLEQSARTAITRLRRSGWQVSVVNARVTGFAVAGGCALYTDGSTHAVDRAVLCVGSGQPHDHYGLTGAPGYTNEPYPLARTLTGVRPDAHVAVIGSGLTAVDIAAALTTNGHTGPISLLSRSGVLPFVQQRPIPLEPKHLTPANALPLAEHGTVTITQLVELMRAELADLGQDFDSLAAEILETDTEQPLSRLRRQLAAIDSPHQGRRLLAMAIRTIGPILWPVLTDEDRTLLRTAHFRSISSLSSPMVPHNARIMLRLLDSGQLRLRSRVTKIEARPGGGFTVFDDAEWTADTVFNAVNPPAYTTPLETEPLVSALLACGAAELAPTGGLRAEPGTRRLLVADRPDPTWHILGNLATDSMFIATNPPGLAAEAASLAQHLADG
- a CDS encoding DUF488 domain-containing protein, which encodes MTTRRTVQIRRIYDDPTPRDGTRVLVDRLWPRGVSKTRAQLDEWCKQIAPSTELRTWYGHDPELFDEFARRYRDELTEPDRAAALTHLRELAGQNKLTLLTGTKNTDISEAAVLADLVAQSNRSLEK
- a CDS encoding PucR family transcriptional regulator is translated as MVTLDRLANVLGGYGIRLRLCSVPRSTQLRSVVIRGADQDPTEAGDVLLGIGARSVQEVVDWAVSTRAVVALIRGGEEIADEPEIEGVAVMVVDPAVAWSEVAAVVYGLVLEGRETEAGRGPTDLFALADSLADAVGGAVTIEDRLSRVLAYSRPQQHLDPARVETILGREMPQWLRAVFDAHGVFTHLAVSEEPLFVPAQAEHGVTGRMVVAVRVGRQLLGSVWVSCPAPLHGARRMALADGARTVALHLLRSRASADLERQVESELVISLLEGAADAATVASRLGLAPQSLRAIALRARIADEQHAALLLIFERATTGFGWSRSSRSALVGDTIYTVLPADQAATARHWISELQAALPAQMTVLAGISGGARATELALARQEAEECLALHEAHSSDAAPPAYDESWDEILLQRLRAAGLSGRTPARGPVSQLRRHDQANSTHYVATLRAWLQAQGDPAQAGAQLGVHENTIRNRLRKMAEVTNLGLDDPRKRLAMMIELAITDNE
- a CDS encoding GreA/GreB family elongation factor, encoding MTSTAGVWMTSQAHDRLQTELHELLTRGDIEPDEDSGEYARNQALHSARQARIRRIHHLLSNALIGRNPPDDGIAEPGMVLTVRYDDTRAVETFLLAVREAERTETEVYSVQSPLGRAITGARPGERRTYRGPSGATMAVTLLHAVPYGADGPSPQPVTS
- a CDS encoding CBS domain-containing protein, with product MKNMRVCEVMQRPIIAVRHNNTAREAALMLAELGYAALPVLDQNDRLIGVLTSGDLLRAGELNDTVSSVMTTPAVSVPDNAALAEVMSRLITHGLRSLPVVDGGSRVIGMFSRGDALRLMLTPDDALVADAQNLLDQYTGARRWHVTVHEGDATISGRFADQSERRITIALTRTVPGIRTATIATTPAAAH
- a CDS encoding LacI family DNA-binding transcriptional regulator, which encodes MAVTRADVARLAGTSPALVSYVLNGGPRQVAPATRARIEAAIAELGYRPNMSARSLRMNRGHALGMVIPDGANPFFAELSAVIEAAAFARGYPLFVGNAAGDQERERAYVRTFIDRRVEGLIAISSSWETGVADACEEAGMVLVALDRVIDPARCAHVMCDSVAGAQQAVAHLIEHGHRDIACLSGPHVSTAEDRVQGYRNALAAAGLAEGRIVRTDFGGAAGYRALADLMADSRRPIAVFVTSDLQAIGMLRAAYDAGLRVPDDLAVVAFDGIEYSRYTRPGLTTMVQPTRRMGETAVDLLLEQIEDRTPRPGVVNLEAVLHTRGSCGCPDEF